The following nucleotide sequence is from Longimicrobium sp..
CGGCCGTCCGCGTGGTGCGCGAAGCGCGCGTGCCGCGCCAGCCCCGGCTGGGCGCGAATGCGCGCATGTCGTCGCGGCAGCTCTCCGCGGCCGAGCGACTGGTGCGCGACGAGGTGAGGCGCGGCGCCTTTCCCGGCGCCGCGCTGGTCGCGGGCCGCGGCGCGCACCTGGGGCTGATGGCGGGCGTCGGCAACGCGGAATGGGGGCATGGCGCCGTGGACCCGGAGCGCACCGTGTACGACATCGCCTCGCTGACCAAGGTGGTAGCGACGACCACGGCGGTGATGCTGCTGGTGGAGCAG
It contains:
- a CDS encoding serine hydrolase; the encoded protein is MLYRNEPPFKVRSTVAAALALVAAGTGMGLAQRGEQPRALERMEAVIPQPVTLAAVRVVREARVPRQPRLGANARMSSRQLSAAERLVRDEVRRGAFPGAALVAGRGAHLGLMAGVGNAEWGHGAVDPERTVYDIASLTKVVATTTAVMLLVEQ